GCGCATGAGCTCCAGCCTCCAGTGGCTGAGCTGGCGCCCGATTACCGATGTGCTGCGTGTCGATGCCCAAAGCCATCTCGACTTCAGTCATGGACCGCTGCAGCTCACTCCAGAGCTCAAACGTTATCTTCAACTGCCAGCCGGCAGCAACCCGCGCACACAGGCTTTGGGTGAGCATTTGCAGGCCGAATTGCGTACCCGGCCGGGCGCCGACGCGGATACGGACAGGCTGATCGCCTCCGCCCTGCAGCGCCTGAAAACCGGCGGCTACACCTACACACTGGAGCCCGGCGTGGTCGACAGCGTCCACACCGCCGATGACTTCTGGTTTGACAGCAAGCAAGGCTTTTGCGAGCACATCGCCTCGGCCTTTGCCGTGCTCATGCGCAGCATGGGAGTGCCCGCGCGCATCGTGACCGGCTATCAGGGCGGAGACCGCAACAGCGTGGACAATTACTGGACCGTGCGCAACAGCGATGCCCATGCCTGGACCGAGGTCTGGATTGCCGGCCGGGGCTGGGTCCGTGTGGACCCCACGGGCGCTGTTGCACCCAGCCGGGTCGGCCTGTTCCAGCGCCTGAGTGCTCCCCCCGGTGCCTTTGCCAGCGCTGTTGGCAACTTCGTCGATACCGGTACGCTGGAGAAGCTGCGCGCCGTCTGGGAGGCCGTCAACAACCGCTGGAACCAGTGGGTGATCAACTACACGCAAAGCCGTCAGCTCAACCTGCTGCAGAGCCTGGGCTTCGAGTCGCCAAACTGGATGGATCTGCTGCGCCTGCTGGCGGGCTGCTTGAGCGCTCTGGCGCTGCTGTGGCTGATCTGGGCCTGCGCCACACGTCCGCAGCGCGACGGCTGGAGCCAGCTCATGCACGCTGCCAGGCTGCGGCTGCAGCGCGCAGGCATAGCAAGCGGTGCCAGCGACTCCGCACGCAGCCTGTCGCACCGCGTGCAAGAGAGCTGGGCCAGGGAATCTGCATCCGCGCCCCTGGCTGCGGCCTTATCCGACTGGCTGCTGGACATGGAAAGGCTACGCTATGCGCCATCCTCCAATACCGAAGCCACCGAACTGAAGACCTTGCGCCGACGCTGGCTGTCCATCCGGAAGCAACGCTGGCCCTATCCCTCAAAAAATAAAACATGAGCATCACCCTCAATAACAGCAAGCACCTCAAAGCTAAAACACTGAGTACTCTGGCCCTGTGCCTGCTGACTGCCAGCGCCATCGCCGCACCGGCCAAAAAAGCCGTCCGCAAGGCAGCACCGGCAGCCGTAGCCACGGCTGCCGCCGCCACGGCCGTGGCCTATGCCGGTCGGGGCGACGCCATGCAACTGGCCGAAGAAATCGCAGTCCGCCGCGATCTGCCTGTCGACTGGGTGCGTGCGCAGCTGAGCGAAGCGCGCAACCTGCCCGTGGTCACACGCCTGATGACGCCAGCCGGCAAGACCTTTGTGAAGAACTGGACGGTATACCGCAGCCGCTTTATCGACCCCGTGCGCATACGCGCCGGCGTGAAGTTCTGGCAGGCCAACCACCAGGCGCTCGCGCGTGCCGAGCAGCAGTTCGGCGTGCCCGCAGAGATCATCGTCGGCATCATCGGCGTGGAAACCATCTACGGCCGCAACATGGGCAACTTTCGCGTGATGGATGCTCTGGCCACGCTGGCACTGGACTTTCCGCAATCCCACCCCCGCGCCCAGGCCCGCAGCGACTACTTCCGTGGCGAGCTCGAGCAGGTGCTGGTCACGGCCAGCCGCACGGGCAGTGACCCGTTTGCGCTACGCGGTAGCTATGCCGGCGCCATGGGGCTGGGTCAGTTCATGCCCACCAGCTGGGACAAGTACGCCGTCGACTTTGACGGTGACGGTCGCATAGACCTGTTCAACAGCGCTACCGACGCCATCGGCTCGGTCGCCAACTACTTCGTCGGCCATGGCTGGAAGCCTGGCCTGCCCACGGCCTTTACCGTGGACATGCGCGCCCAGGGTGAGAATCTGGCAACCCTGCTTGCACCCGATATCAACCCCACATTCACTGCCGCGCAGATGGCAGAACGCGAAGTACGTGTGCTGGGCGCCGACAGCTATGAGCGTCCGCTGGCACTGATCGAGCTGAAAAACGGCAGCTCCGGCCCCACGGAGTACATCGCGGGTACCGAGAACTTCTACGCCATCACGCGCTACAACTGGTCGGCGTTCTATGCGCTATCGGTCATAGAGCTGGGGCGCGAGGTACACGAAGCCTATCTGGGCAACCAGACGGCCTCCGCCACTAAAAACTAAGTCAAATCCGGCTGCAGCACTTTATCAAAAAGCGCTGGCAGCTATGGATTCAGTAGCCACCCAAGCGCTTCAAAAGCGCTTCATCGGACATTGGCTGGGCATCTCGGCCCTGGCGGCCGCAATCTCGCGCACGACCTTGAAGCCGTAGCCCGAGCCTTCGACGTCAAAGTCCACGCCGGGGCTGCCGCGCTTTTCCATCATGCCCACCACCAGTGCTTGCTGAAACTGGTGGTCCGCCGCGCGCATGCTGCCCGAGCGGCCCGCCAGCTGGACCCTGGCATGCTCCAAGGCATGGGCCACGGCGACGGTGTCCGTGCTTCCGGCTTTTTCGAGGCTCTGTGCAAGAGCCTCGATCATGAGCTGCATGCGCATATGCACATAGTCGTCCTGCGGCCTGGGAAAGCGCTGACGGAAGGACTGGTAGAAGGCACGGCTCTCGGCCGTGGACACATTGGGCAGCCAGTCGGCCACGGCCAGCACCTTGCCCACGCCGGCATCGCCCAAGGCCGCCGGGGCTCCCAGGGCATTGCCGTAGAAGGTGTAGAAGCGCCCCTCGTAGCCTGCCTCGCGCGCAGCCTTGACGAGCAGCATCAGATCATTGCCCCAGTTGCCGGTGATCACGGCCTGGGCACCGCTTTGCTTGATCTTGACCGCATAGGGCGCAAAGTCCTTGACGCGGCCCACGGGGTGCAACTCGTCGCCCACAATGCGCACATCGGGCCGTTGCATGCCAAGCTGACGCCTTGCTTCGCGCAGCACGGCCTGGCCAAAGCTGTAGTCCTGCCCGATCAGATAGGCACTGTATACGGCCTTGTCGTCCTTGATCACCTCCATCAGCGCAGCCATGCGCATATCGGCATGGGCATCGAAGCGGAAATGCCAGAAACTGCAGCGCTCGTTGGTCAGCGCCGGATCCACGGCCGAATAGTTCAGATACAGCACACGGCGCGAAGGGTCCCGGCTGTTGTGCTTGTCGATGGCGTCGAGAAGCGCCGCCGCCGTGGCCGACGAGTTGCCCTGCATGATGATGCGAGCACCGCTGTCTATGGCCGCACGCAGCGCCGACAGTGCCTCTTCGTTCTGGCCCTTGCTGTCATAGCGCTCTATCACCAGCTCATGCAGACCGTCGGCCAGGCGCACGCCGCCGCGCGCGTTCACCCGCTCCGTCGCCCACAGCAAATTGCGAAACACTGCCTCGCCCGTGTTTGCAAACGGGCCCGAAAGACTCTCCACCAGTGCCAGCTTGATGGGTTGCGCAAGCTTGGCCTTGGCTGCAGCCACAGCAGCGCCAGCAATGCTGAACGGCGCGCATAGTAGTGGCAACTGCAGGTATTTCAAGGCATCACGGCGCAATTTATTCATCAAAAATACCTCTTGAAATGCGCTTGCCGCCACCTACCTATGAATCAAGCGGCAACAACGCAAGCCGCGCAGTTTAAAGGAGTTAAACACCATGTTCTTCGCCCCTGTGATGAGCCGTAATACCTTTGTATCCCCTCGCGCCGCCGACTTGGCCCTGCAACGCTTTCTGCAGGAAACCCTGGGCGCTGCAAGCCCCGTACAACGCCAGGTTCAAGTCAGCCGCGATGAAAAATTCACCACTCTGACCCTGGATGTGCCAGGCCTGGCACGCGAGCAACTCAAACTCTCGCTGGAAGGCTCTGTCGCCAAGCTCGAAAGCGTGGAAGGCGCAGCCCGCCAAGTCAGATACACCTGGGACCTGGGTCATGAAATCGATGCTGCCAACAGCAAGGCCAAGCTCGAGCATGGAGTGCTGACGCTGACCCTGGCCAAGCTCGAGCCTCAGAGCAAATCCGTGACACTCAGCATCGAGTAAGCGCTGTTTACGCCGACCGGCCAGCCTCATCCTTTCTTCCATCTCCTCTTAGCAAGAGGTCGGCCGGAAAGCACAAAGCCCGCACTGCCTTTGCGTTGCGGGCTTTTTTCATGCCAATGCCATGGCCGATTCCGGGAGTTGAGCTGATTCGGCGCCTTGGCCTACAGGCGCAGACTGCCAGTACGTGTCGCGCTGCCATCTTGAATTCCTACACTGTGGGTTCAGTCGGGTGCGCCATTGCTGCACCGCTTTCCAACCCCGTTTGAGGAATTCACCCATGGCGAAAGTGCTGGTTCTCTACTACTCCATGTACGGACATATCGAAACCATGGCTCAGGCCGTGGCCGAAGGCGCCCGCAGCGTCAGCGGTGCCGAGGTCACCGTCAAGCGCGTGCCCGAAACCATGCCCGAGGATGTCTTCAAGAACGCAGGCGGCAAGGCCAATCAGGCCGCAGAAGTCGCCAGCCCCTCCGAGCTGGCCGGCTACGACGCCATCCTGTTTGGCGTGCCCACGCGCTTTGGCAATATGCCGGGTCAGATGCGCAGTTTTCTCGACCAGACCGGCGGTCTCTGGGTCAAGGGGGCCCTGATCAACAAGATCGGCAGTGTCTTCACCTCGACCGGCACCGGCGGCGGCCAGGAAATGACGGCCACGACCACCTGGGCGACACTGGCTCATCACGGCATGATCATCGTGCCGCTGGGCTATCCGCTGCCAGAGCAGACCAATCTGAGCGCGGTCAAGGGCGGCAACTCGCCTTATGGTGCTTCGACGATTGCGGGTGCCGATGGTTCGCGCCAGCCTCATCCCGACGAACTGAGCATTGCCCGCTACCAGGGCCAGAACGTGGCGAAACTCGCCGTAAAGCTGGCCGGATAAGCGCAGGCAGCCATGAAAAAAGCAGCCGCCCGGGCTGCTTTTTTGCTGTACGGACTCACCTGAGCGAATCCAGCGGCCAGCGCGGCTTCACATCAAACGCGTATTCATGCAGTGCCTGTTCGCGTCCCGCCTGTATGCGCATGGCGGCAGCCATGGCAATCATGGCGCCGTTGTCGGTACACAGATGCAGCTCGGGGTAGTGCACGCGGATCTTGTGCTTGGCGCAGGCTTCATTGAGCTGCTCGCGCAGCTGCTTGTTGGCCCCCACACCTCCCGCCACCACCACGCGCTTCATGCCGGTCTGCTTGAGTGCGGCCATGGTTTTCTTGACCAGCACGTCCACAATTGCGGCCTGCGTGCTGGCGGCCAGATCGGCCTTGCGCGCTTCCAGCTCTTCACCCAGCTTCTTGGCCTGGGTCAACACGGCCGTCTTGAGGCCGGCAAACGAAAAGTCCAGGTCACCCGAATGCAGCAAGGGGCGAGGCAGCTTGAAGGCCTGAGGATCGCCGCCCTCTGCCAGCTTCGAGAGCACGGGACCGCCCGGATAGGGCAAGCCCATGAGCTTGGCCGATTTGTCGAAAGCCTCGCCCGCCGCATCATCGATGGTTTCACCGAGGATTTCGTATTCGCCCACGCCGTCCACACGCATGAGCTGGGTGTGCCCCCCCGAGACCAGCAGGGCCACGAACGGGAACTCCGGCGGGTCGGCACTCAGGAAAGGCGAGAGCAGATGGCCTTCGAGGTGGTGCACGCCCAGCACGGGCTTGTCCAGCGCGGCTGCCATGGCGCAGGCTGCACCGGAGCCGACCAGCAAAGCCCCGGCAAGACCCGGTCCGCGCGTAAAGGCAATCACATCGACGTTTTCGAGCTGCTCCCCGGATTCGGCCAGCACCTTCTCGGTCAGCGGCAGCACACGGCGAATATGGTCACGGCTGGCCAGCTCGGGCACCACACCGCCATAGGCGCGGTGCATTTCAATCTGGCTGTGCAGCGCATGGCTCAGCAAGGTAGGCACACCTTGGCCGTCCGGCGTGCGCACCAGGGCCACACCGGTTTCATCACAAGAGGATTCGATTCCCAGGATCAGCAAACTCATGGCCGCAAGTGTAGGACTTGCGCCTTCCAGATGCAGAAAAGGCGGACATTAGCCCTGCCCGCCTTCACTATTCAATTCATAGCAACCTACGGTTGATTCACATTGGGTGTCCCGGAAATATAGTGTTCCAGCTGATGGATCGTGAACTGCTGGGCCGAGATGATTTCCTTGACGATGTCGCCAATCGAAATCAGCCCCTGCAGTTCGCGGGTCTCGCTGATCACGGGCAGATGGCGCATGCGATTGCTGGTCATCAGCGACATGCACTCCTCGCTGGTCTGGCGCGGCAGCACGCAATGCACCTTGCGCGTCATGACCTCGTCCACGCGCGTGCTGGCCGAGCTTCGGCCCTGCAGCGCGATCTTGCGCGCGTAGTCGCGCTCGGTCACGATACCGGCGATCTCGCCACCTTCCAGCACCAGCAGCGCGCCAATGCTTTTTTCCGCCATGAGCTGCAGCGCAGCCAGCATGGTGTCGGAGGGAGAAACGCTGTAGATAGTGCTGTTGCCCTTGGCGCGCAGAATTTCGGCGACGGTCGTCATCTGGTTCTCCTTTCTGGATCGGCCTGTCATGCAAAACGCATGACGACATGACCAGTGTGAGAATCCTGCTGCATTGCGGCAATCAGGCTATGCCCGTATACAAAAACAAAAAAGGCAGCCAAAGCTGCCTTGATACTGTCACTCAATCCGGGCTCAGCGCCGACCGCCCAGCAGCCCCGCGCCCAGCTTGAACAGATCTCCGGCATCGAGCTTGCCGTCGCCATTCTGGTCGAGCAGGCTGCCGAGAATACCCCCTGCCGCACCGCCTTGCGACTGGATCTGGCCACGCTCCTGATCCAGAGCATTGCCCAGGTCGCCGGCCCCCATGCCCTGCGACTGGACTCGATTGGCCAGGAAGGACATCACCAGCGGAGCCAGCAGCGCCAGCAACTGACCTGCATTGCCCCCCAGGCCCGTGGCCTGGCCCAGCCGGGACTCGGCCTGCTGCTGCTGACCGCCAAAGATATTACCCAGGATGGCGCCAGCATCCAGTTGCGAGTTGCCGGCACCGGAGCCGCCTCCCAGCACCGAGCCCAGAATGCTGCCCAGCCCACCCAGGCCGCCAGCCGCACCGGCACCACTGCCCGCACCGCCCAGCAGGCCGCCGAGTCCACCCAGCAGACCGCCCATATCCATCGCTCCATTGGCACTGCTGTGATCGCGCTGCAGCGCACCGAACAGATCGGCGGCGCCCTGAGGCTGGGCCGTGTTCTGGCCCAGCGCACCAAACAGCATGGGCAGCGCCACGCCCACGGCCTGCTCGGCCTGCACGGAGTCGATGCCCAGTTGCTGGGCCAGGCCCTGCATGGGAGCGCCCTGCAGCTGGCCCATGAGTTCGTCGGTCAAAGATGCGTTAGCGGTCATTTCAACACTCCTCAAAAACAGCGCACATGGTACGCGCGCTCTGTGTCCCGAAATGTGATCAATGTTCATTCAC
This region of Comamonas thiooxydans genomic DNA includes:
- a CDS encoding DUF3488 and transglutaminase-like domain-containing protein, which gives rise to MKATVSSPAGNWRQRLTALPRDARDTLFLLAVIAWIMLPQVQHTPWWTSAFAAALLLWRARLALTSAPLPSRWALAGALVIAIGATWATHKTIVGRDAGVTLVVMLLALKTLELRARRDAMVVFFLGFFVLLSNFFYSQSLPTAMAMVLGLMGLLTALVNAHMTAGKPPLTQALRTAGWLALWGAPVMVSLFLFFPRMAPLWGEPSDDMAGRSGLSESMRVGEIASLAMDDSVALRIRFDTPEGKEPPANTLYFRGPVLSQFDGRSWQADPVLDAMAMPQLRVSGEPIHYQMLIEPSKRRWLTLLDAAKTEPQIPPGASVGRLRMSSSLQWLSWRPITDVLRVDAQSHLDFSHGPLQLTPELKRYLQLPAGSNPRTQALGEHLQAELRTRPGADADTDRLIASALQRLKTGGYTYTLEPGVVDSVHTADDFWFDSKQGFCEHIASAFAVLMRSMGVPARIVTGYQGGDRNSVDNYWTVRNSDAHAWTEVWIAGRGWVRVDPTGAVAPSRVGLFQRLSAPPGAFASAVGNFVDTGTLEKLRAVWEAVNNRWNQWVINYTQSRQLNLLQSLGFESPNWMDLLRLLAGCLSALALLWLIWACATRPQRDGWSQLMHAARLRLQRAGIASGASDSARSLSHRVQESWARESASAPLAAALSDWLLDMERLRYAPSSNTEATELKTLRRRWLSIRKQRWPYPSKNKT
- the mltB gene encoding lytic murein transglycosylase B, with translation MSITLNNSKHLKAKTLSTLALCLLTASAIAAPAKKAVRKAAPAAVATAAAATAVAYAGRGDAMQLAEEIAVRRDLPVDWVRAQLSEARNLPVVTRLMTPAGKTFVKNWTVYRSRFIDPVRIRAGVKFWQANHQALARAEQQFGVPAEIIVGIIGVETIYGRNMGNFRVMDALATLALDFPQSHPRAQARSDYFRGELEQVLVTASRTGSDPFALRGSYAGAMGLGQFMPTSWDKYAVDFDGDGRIDLFNSATDAIGSVANYFVGHGWKPGLPTAFTVDMRAQGENLATLLAPDINPTFTAAQMAEREVRVLGADSYERPLALIELKNGSSGPTEYIAGTENFYAITRYNWSAFYALSVIELGREVHEAYLGNQTASATKN
- a CDS encoding branched-chain amino acid ABC transporter substrate-binding protein, which encodes MNKLRRDALKYLQLPLLCAPFSIAGAAVAAAKAKLAQPIKLALVESLSGPFANTGEAVFRNLLWATERVNARGGVRLADGLHELVIERYDSKGQNEEALSALRAAIDSGARIIMQGNSSATAAALLDAIDKHNSRDPSRRVLYLNYSAVDPALTNERCSFWHFRFDAHADMRMAALMEVIKDDKAVYSAYLIGQDYSFGQAVLREARRQLGMQRPDVRIVGDELHPVGRVKDFAPYAVKIKQSGAQAVITGNWGNDLMLLVKAAREAGYEGRFYTFYGNALGAPAALGDAGVGKVLAVADWLPNVSTAESRAFYQSFRQRFPRPQDDYVHMRMQLMIEALAQSLEKAGSTDTVAVAHALEHARVQLAGRSGSMRAADHQFQQALVVGMMEKRGSPGVDFDVEGSGYGFKVVREIAAARAEMPSQCPMKRF
- a CDS encoding Hsp20/alpha crystallin family protein: MFFAPVMSRNTFVSPRAADLALQRFLQETLGAASPVQRQVQVSRDEKFTTLTLDVPGLAREQLKLSLEGSVAKLESVEGAARQVRYTWDLGHEIDAANSKAKLEHGVLTLTLAKLEPQSKSVTLSIE
- the wrbA gene encoding NAD(P)H:quinone oxidoreductase, which gives rise to MAKVLVLYYSMYGHIETMAQAVAEGARSVSGAEVTVKRVPETMPEDVFKNAGGKANQAAEVASPSELAGYDAILFGVPTRFGNMPGQMRSFLDQTGGLWVKGALINKIGSVFTSTGTGGGQEMTATTTWATLAHHGMIIVPLGYPLPEQTNLSAVKGGNSPYGASTIAGADGSRQPHPDELSIARYQGQNVAKLAVKLAG
- the tsaD gene encoding tRNA (adenosine(37)-N6)-threonylcarbamoyltransferase complex transferase subunit TsaD produces the protein MSLLILGIESSCDETGVALVRTPDGQGVPTLLSHALHSQIEMHRAYGGVVPELASRDHIRRVLPLTEKVLAESGEQLENVDVIAFTRGPGLAGALLVGSGAACAMAAALDKPVLGVHHLEGHLLSPFLSADPPEFPFVALLVSGGHTQLMRVDGVGEYEILGETIDDAAGEAFDKSAKLMGLPYPGGPVLSKLAEGGDPQAFKLPRPLLHSGDLDFSFAGLKTAVLTQAKKLGEELEARKADLAASTQAAIVDVLVKKTMAALKQTGMKRVVVAGGVGANKQLREQLNEACAKHKIRVHYPELHLCTDNGAMIAMAAAMRIQAGREQALHEYAFDVKPRWPLDSLR
- a CDS encoding CBS domain-containing protein: MTTVAEILRAKGNSTIYSVSPSDTMLAALQLMAEKSIGALLVLEGGEIAGIVTERDYARKIALQGRSSASTRVDEVMTRKVHCVLPRQTSEECMSLMTSNRMRHLPVISETRELQGLISIGDIVKEIISAQQFTIHQLEHYISGTPNVNQP
- a CDS encoding DUF937 domain-containing protein, with translation MTANASLTDELMGQLQGAPMQGLAQQLGIDSVQAEQAVGVALPMLFGALGQNTAQPQGAADLFGALQRDHSSANGAMDMGGLLGGLGGLLGGAGSGAGAAGGLGGLGSILGSVLGGGSGAGNSQLDAGAILGNIFGGQQQQAESRLGQATGLGGNAGQLLALLAPLVMSFLANRVQSQGMGAGDLGNALDQERGQIQSQGGAAGGILGSLLDQNGDGKLDAGDLFKLGAGLLGGRR